Proteins from a genomic interval of Corynebacterium freiburgense:
- a CDS encoding DEAD/DEAH box helicase, translated as MNLTQMLPDLSEVPESLFDESIFDSFLAWTRDRGISLYPAQEEAALGILAGDNVILATPTGSGKSMVAIAAHFIAMARGQRSFYTAPIKALVSEKFFALCDIFGPESVGMMTGDATVNGNAPIICATAEIVANISLRDGTQAQIDQVVMDEFHYYSEPDRGWAWQVPLLELPKAQFLLMSATLGDTTFLERDLSERTGRTTNLVAGTERPVPLEFSYVYTPVHETIEDLLKIGKVPVYVVHFTQRDAIERAQSLTSLKIINSEEKYRIAEEIGDFRFTTTFGRTLSGLLRKGIGVHHAGMLPKYRRLVEKLSQTGLLKVICGTDTLGVGINVPIRTVLMTGLTKFDGTRQRMLKSREFHQIAGRAGRAGYDTVGTVVIEAPEHEIENFKLRKKAGQDPKKLKKLRKKAARPGEVTWTENTYERLTNAEPEQLQSQFRISTSMLLNIIARPGDGYQHLEKLLRNNHDSRAKQNKDILTAIELFRGLLAAGIVKRVPDGPDPTGRIYHLTEELQRDFALNQPLAPFALAALELLDKESETYTLDVVSVFEAILDDPRQVLIAQQKAERAEEIAALKADGVEYHERMAIIEEITWPKPLEELLEQAYDTYAEGHPWVKEFELSPKSVIRNMIEHAMTFSDLIATYGLARAEGVVLRYLTDAWRTLQHSIPKEYATEELEDIIVWLGELVRQVDSSLVDEWAQMADPDAPISKEDLARELAFGVEDPTALSANQRAFTIMVRNAMFRIVELFAYEKEEQLAELTSYLDQPCDFGAGMDAYFDEYADMDTGPAARGPEYFRLEKTGRMWNVRQILKDPNNDNAFAFTGTVDLDASDAAGEVRFATLNFEEN; from the coding sequence GTGAACCTCACTCAGATGCTGCCAGACCTCTCCGAGGTCCCCGAATCCTTATTCGATGAGTCTATTTTTGACTCCTTCTTAGCCTGGACTCGGGACCGCGGCATCTCCCTCTACCCAGCCCAAGAGGAAGCGGCATTAGGCATTCTTGCAGGTGATAACGTTATCCTGGCCACTCCAACTGGCTCCGGAAAATCTATGGTGGCCATTGCTGCACATTTTATTGCTATGGCACGCGGACAACGCTCGTTCTACACCGCTCCGATTAAAGCCCTTGTAAGCGAAAAATTCTTTGCTCTCTGCGATATTTTTGGCCCAGAATCTGTTGGGATGATGACCGGAGATGCCACTGTTAATGGCAATGCACCCATAATCTGTGCCACTGCAGAAATCGTGGCAAATATTTCGCTCCGCGATGGCACACAGGCCCAAATTGACCAAGTGGTTATGGACGAGTTCCACTACTATTCTGAACCTGACCGCGGCTGGGCTTGGCAGGTCCCGCTCCTAGAATTACCTAAAGCACAATTTCTGCTTATGTCCGCCACCTTGGGCGACACTACCTTCCTTGAAAGAGACCTTTCTGAACGCACGGGCCGCACAACAAATCTCGTTGCAGGCACTGAGCGACCTGTTCCACTCGAGTTTTCCTATGTGTATACACCTGTGCATGAAACAATTGAAGATTTACTTAAAATCGGCAAAGTCCCCGTCTATGTTGTGCACTTTACGCAACGAGACGCAATCGAACGAGCTCAATCTTTAACCAGCCTCAAGATCATTAATAGCGAGGAAAAGTACCGAATAGCTGAAGAAATCGGCGACTTCCGCTTTACCACTACTTTTGGCCGCACTCTTTCCGGATTACTCCGTAAAGGTATCGGGGTACACCACGCTGGGATGCTGCCAAAATATCGCCGGCTAGTAGAAAAACTCTCCCAAACTGGACTACTCAAGGTCATTTGTGGCACCGACACATTAGGTGTTGGGATTAATGTGCCTATACGAACAGTGCTTATGACCGGACTCACCAAATTCGATGGAACACGCCAACGAATGCTAAAGTCGCGTGAATTCCACCAAATTGCAGGCCGCGCCGGCCGGGCTGGCTACGATACCGTAGGCACCGTAGTGATTGAAGCGCCCGAACATGAAATAGAAAACTTTAAGCTCCGGAAAAAAGCCGGGCAAGATCCAAAGAAGCTTAAAAAGCTCCGGAAAAAAGCCGCCCGACCTGGTGAAGTCACATGGACCGAAAATACATATGAGCGGCTGACAAATGCAGAACCAGAGCAATTACAAAGCCAGTTCCGGATAAGCACATCCATGCTGCTTAATATTATTGCCCGGCCTGGGGACGGATATCAGCATCTAGAAAAACTTCTCCGCAATAATCACGATTCCCGCGCAAAACAAAATAAAGATATCCTTACGGCGATCGAACTATTCCGCGGTTTGCTAGCCGCCGGCATTGTAAAACGTGTGCCCGATGGCCCCGATCCAACTGGGCGCATTTACCATCTGACTGAAGAACTACAGCGCGATTTTGCACTCAATCAGCCGCTGGCACCTTTTGCCCTTGCCGCACTCGAACTCTTAGATAAAGAATCCGAAACATACACACTGGACGTAGTAAGCGTATTCGAAGCAATTCTCGACGACCCCCGCCAAGTACTGATTGCACAGCAAAAGGCTGAGCGAGCCGAAGAAATCGCAGCGCTTAAAGCCGATGGCGTAGAATACCACGAGCGAATGGCTATTATTGAAGAAATCACATGGCCAAAACCACTCGAGGAGCTGCTCGAACAAGCATATGATACTTACGCTGAAGGGCATCCTTGGGTTAAGGAATTTGAGCTTTCACCGAAATCTGTAATTCGGAACATGATCGAACATGCCATGACATTTTCAGACCTTATTGCAACCTACGGTCTCGCCCGTGCTGAAGGTGTGGTCCTACGTTATCTCACTGATGCTTGGCGTACTCTCCAACATTCGATCCCCAAAGAATACGCCACCGAAGAGCTTGAAGATATTATCGTTTGGCTTGGTGAACTTGTACGACAGGTAGATTCCTCACTGGTAGATGAATGGGCCCAAATGGCCGACCCTGATGCACCTATTTCCAAAGAAGATCTAGCCCGTGAGCTTGCTTTTGGCGTAGAGGATCCTACAGCTCTGTCCGCAAACCAACGGGCGTTTACCATCATGGTTCGCAATGCAATGTTTAGAATTGTGGAGCTATTCGCCTACGAAAAAGAAGAACAGCTTGCCGAATTAACTTCTTATTTGGATCAACCCTGTGATTTTGGTGCTGGCATGGATGCGTATTTCGATGAATACGCCGACATGGATACCGGACCAGCTGCACGTGGCCCAGAGTATTTTCGGCTGGAAAAGACCGGCCGCATGTGGAATGTACGCCAGATTCTTAAAGATCCAAATAACGATAATGCATTCGCATTTACCGGCACCGTTGATTTGGATGCTTCTGATGCTGCTGGCGAAGTTCGGTTTGCAACCCTTAATTTCGAAGAAAACTAA
- a CDS encoding HAD family acid phosphatase, with the protein MDGTLCDVRSIRYFVTENPKHRNFHKFHNASIDCPAHPKVVQLYKHLQQQGLATIIVTARTSNFSFLTNLWLQEQGLTHSGLFMRARKDSRPDHDIKKDLLAEICKRFTPVLAVDDRPQIAEIWQNNGIFTVLVSEEGELSYAVPENEISPVLSDYL; encoded by the coding sequence ATGGATGGAACACTCTGCGATGTACGTTCGATTCGCTATTTCGTGACCGAAAATCCGAAGCATCGGAATTTCCACAAATTCCACAATGCGTCGATTGATTGTCCGGCACACCCAAAAGTTGTGCAACTATATAAACATCTCCAACAACAAGGGTTGGCTACCATTATTGTGACTGCCCGGACGAGTAATTTTTCATTCCTAACCAACCTTTGGTTACAAGAACAAGGTCTTACCCATAGTGGCTTATTTATGCGGGCGCGCAAAGATTCTCGGCCTGACCATGACATAAAAAAAGATTTACTGGCCGAAATATGCAAGCGTTTTACACCAGTCCTGGCAGTCGATGATCGCCCTCAAATAGCTGAGATTTGGCAAAACAATGGGATTTTTACCGTCTTGGTCAGTGAAGAGGGTGAACTTAGTTACGCAGTCCCCGAAAACGAAATATCCCCCGTATTGAGTGACTATCTTTAG
- a CDS encoding carboxymuconolactone decarboxylase family protein, whose amino-acid sequence MSLDNLKSSLPEYAKDLKLNLGTLSRSTLLNEQQLWGTFLASAAATRNEAVLSEIMDEAKQYLSEEAINAAFGAASVMAMNNVAYRAKNWLGDDYAQVKFGLRMNIISKPGVEKADFELWSMAVSTINGCEHCSVAHDNTVRAEGLTKEQVWEAVRIAATITGVAQVVEIEAAR is encoded by the coding sequence ATGTCGCTGGACAATCTCAAGTCAAGTCTTCCGGAGTATGCCAAAGACCTCAAGCTCAATCTGGGCACGCTTTCACGCTCTACACTGCTCAATGAGCAACAGCTTTGGGGCACGTTCCTAGCTTCGGCCGCAGCAACTCGAAATGAAGCTGTGCTTTCCGAAATCATGGATGAGGCAAAGCAATATCTGTCTGAAGAGGCAATCAATGCGGCATTTGGCGCGGCTTCAGTTATGGCTATGAATAATGTTGCCTACCGTGCAAAAAACTGGCTTGGCGATGATTACGCTCAAGTTAAGTTTGGTCTGCGGATGAATATTATTTCCAAGCCAGGCGTGGAAAAGGCTGACTTTGAACTCTGGTCCATGGCTGTTTCCACGATTAACGGCTGCGAACACTGCTCTGTAGCTCACGACAATACTGTTCGTGCAGAAGGTTTAACTAAAGAACAGGTCTGGGAAGCAGTCCGTATTGCTGCAACAATTACTGGTGTTGCCCAAGTAGTAGAAATCGAAGCGGCACGCTAA
- a CDS encoding peroxiredoxin, producing MALLTIGDKLPEFSLTALKGGDLHDVKATQPEDYFETITHETYPGKWLVLFFYPKDFTFVCPTEIAAFGKLDEEFQDRDTQILGGSIDNEFSHFNWRATHPELKEVPFPILSDIKHDLIKALGVENADGVADRATFIIDPDGVIQFVSVTPDAVGRNVDEVLRVLDALQSEEVCACNWQKNDPTKNIDKFAELQEGLK from the coding sequence ATGGCTCTTCTGACCATTGGCGACAAGTTACCGGAGTTTTCTCTCACCGCTCTTAAAGGCGGCGACTTGCATGACGTGAAGGCAACCCAGCCGGAAGACTATTTTGAGACGATCACCCATGAGACTTACCCAGGTAAGTGGTTGGTTCTGTTCTTCTATCCTAAAGACTTCACCTTTGTTTGCCCGACGGAAATTGCAGCCTTCGGCAAGCTTGATGAGGAATTCCAAGATCGTGATACCCAGATTTTAGGTGGGTCGATCGATAACGAGTTTTCCCACTTCAACTGGCGTGCAACCCATCCCGAATTAAAGGAAGTTCCATTCCCAATTCTTTCGGACATTAAACATGATTTGATTAAGGCTCTTGGTGTTGAAAATGCTGATGGCGTAGCCGATCGCGCTACTTTCATTATTGACCCCGATGGCGTAATTCAATTTGTATCTGTGACACCAGATGCTGTAGGCCGTAACGTTGATGAAGTATTGCGCGTGCTTGATGCCCTGCAGTCTGAAGAAGTTTGTGCCTGCAACTGGCAAAAGAATGACCCAACCAAGAACATCGATAAGTTTGCTGAATTGCAGGAAGGTCTGAAGTAA
- a CDS encoding hydrogen peroxide-inducible genes activator, producing MNNKEYRPTLAQLRTFVTVAENRHFGSAAAKLSISQPSLSQALAALENGLGVQLIERSTRRVIVTPIGESLLPLAKATLDDADAFLAHARGAKGSLTGPLAIGMIPTIAPYILPAFLRLTASELPSLEPRIVENQTRLLLEQLRDGAIDVAVMAIPSNIPGMQEIPTYDENFIVVVPEGHPYAGRKDLTFNALQDLNLLLLDDGHCLRDQVLDLCRTAEISTSSITSNATRASSLPTVIQCVIGGLGATLVPQSAVKTECNRVGLSTASFSPEVSAQRQIGLVFRASSIRSEEFQQLADIVRRAYEASNI from the coding sequence ATGAACAATAAAGAGTACCGACCAACGCTGGCCCAACTGCGCACGTTCGTAACCGTGGCAGAAAATAGGCACTTCGGAAGTGCAGCGGCCAAACTATCTATTTCCCAACCCTCGCTCTCCCAAGCGCTCGCGGCATTGGAAAACGGGTTAGGTGTACAGCTTATCGAGCGATCGACTCGCCGAGTGATTGTGACACCAATCGGCGAATCCCTCCTACCGTTAGCGAAGGCAACGCTAGACGACGCCGACGCCTTCCTCGCCCATGCTCGTGGCGCTAAAGGCAGCCTTACCGGACCTTTGGCTATTGGCATGATTCCCACAATCGCGCCATATATCCTTCCGGCGTTTTTGCGGCTTACCGCCTCAGAGCTGCCTTCGCTTGAGCCGCGGATCGTCGAAAATCAAACGCGGTTGCTGTTAGAGCAGCTACGGGATGGGGCTATCGACGTCGCTGTAATGGCGATTCCATCGAATATTCCAGGTATGCAGGAAATACCCACCTATGACGAAAACTTTATTGTCGTCGTCCCGGAGGGGCACCCCTATGCCGGACGCAAAGACCTAACGTTCAATGCGCTTCAAGACCTTAACCTGCTATTACTCGATGATGGACACTGCCTCCGTGACCAAGTCCTGGACCTTTGCAGGACTGCTGAGATTAGTACGAGTTCGATCACTTCAAATGCCACCCGCGCATCAAGCCTTCCGACCGTGATTCAATGCGTCATTGGAGGCCTCGGCGCAACACTTGTTCCTCAAAGCGCCGTAAAAACCGAGTGCAATCGAGTCGGGCTTTCCACCGCAAGCTTTAGCCCTGAGGTCTCCGCACAACGGCAAATTGGTTTAGTGTTCCGAGCTTCATCTATTCGCAGTGAAGAGTTCCAGCAGCTCGCCGACATTGTTCGGCGCGCTTACGAGGCGTCAAATATATAA
- a CDS encoding SIMPL domain-containing protein (The SIMPL domain is named for its presence in mouse protein SIMPL (signalling molecule that associates with mouse pelle-like kinase). Bacterial member BP26, from Brucella, was shown to assemble into a channel-like structure, while YggE from E. coli has been associated with resistance to oxidative stress.), whose amino-acid sequence MKELRVIPENHTPTIRVSNTAEVEVAADRAVLDIEVSVNIREQKSAFSKTTNVDKVRAVLGTIQHLRASGETIEKFANYKDKTKTEWKCSYIVEGLDEPQVQQELQEVLSRLVGIEGCCITGPQWQLSSKKQAEAHTAAQKMALENAMENANELAQLLDCRIDRVIQVDSSETAINAEMTAMPVAATFQEGKSRSLPGKALDINVAPACITTTGSITLILALTAR is encoded by the coding sequence ATGAAAGAACTTCGAGTAATCCCCGAAAACCACACCCCAACTATACGAGTGAGCAATACTGCAGAAGTCGAAGTGGCAGCCGATCGGGCGGTGCTTGATATTGAAGTGAGCGTGAATATCCGCGAGCAAAAGTCTGCTTTTTCAAAAACTACTAATGTTGATAAAGTGCGTGCGGTACTCGGCACTATTCAACATTTACGGGCCAGTGGCGAGACCATAGAAAAATTTGCCAACTATAAAGACAAAACAAAAACAGAGTGGAAATGCTCCTATATCGTTGAAGGACTTGATGAACCACAGGTACAACAGGAACTTCAAGAAGTGCTATCACGCTTAGTTGGTATTGAAGGCTGCTGTATAACTGGCCCGCAATGGCAATTATCTTCTAAAAAACAAGCAGAAGCCCACACTGCCGCACAGAAAATGGCACTAGAAAATGCGATGGAAAATGCGAACGAACTTGCGCAATTACTCGATTGTCGTATTGATCGTGTTATACAAGTGGATAGCAGCGAGACCGCAATCAATGCGGAAATGACGGCTATGCCCGTGGCAGCAACTTTTCAGGAAGGAAAGAGCCGTAGCCTTCCCGGAAAAGCACTAGATATCAATGTTGCCCCAGCATGTATTACAACGACCGGAAGTATTACACTCATTCTTGCATTGACTGCACGGTAA